In Saprospiraceae bacterium, a genomic segment contains:
- a CDS encoding CBS domain-containing protein: MMNEPVSAIMVNDVITVKPEDSLQSVKEILINNRIHHVPVVQEDGTLVGIVTTYDLFKLNVDHKDYPTTKVSNVMTKILATIEATDKVGTAAEVFMEHLFHALPVVEGKKLIGIVTSFDILRYEYNKEYPPR, encoded by the coding sequence ATGATGAATGAACCAGTTTCCGCCATAATGGTCAATGACGTAATTACTGTCAAACCTGAAGATTCCTTACAATCCGTTAAAGAAATCCTCATCAACAACAGAATACACCATGTTCCGGTGGTTCAGGAAGATGGCACCTTAGTCGGAATTGTAACCACTTATGATTTATTCAAATTAAACGTTGATCATAAAGATTATCCGACAACCAAGGTGAGTAATGTAATGACTAAAATTCTAGCAACCATAGAAGCAACTGATAAAGTAGGTACCGCTGCGGAAGTATTTATGGAACACTTGTTTCACGCACTTCCTGTGGTCGAAGGAAAGAAACTCATTGGCATTGTAACGAGTTTCGATATTTTGAGATATGAATACAACAAAGAATATCCGCCGAGATAA
- a CDS encoding HlyD family efflux transporter periplasmic adaptor subunit, which yields MDNNISTFDMNKMVSRFYISAVVYAFVLFGCQSNHHDYDATGIIEADEIVVSAEVNGKLLEYSIEEGAQISKDSIIGKIDPSQYKLQSEQFVESINAVLSKTASPEPQIKILEAQAEVQRQQLELAKRKWNIALYEQTRVQKLHATNAATSKQLDDVNHEVILSKKQFDIAQSQIALTERQIQSQRELVKNQNRGILSEQEVFKKRKEAADDLLQKANIQNPTTGTVLSNYVHAGEWVNTGKPLYKIADLNTVYLRSYIDGSQLLKVQLRQDVKITVRYGESQREYTGKIIWISDKSEFTPKTIQTADERAHLVYATKIKIENDGYLKLGMYGEVKFN from the coding sequence ATGGACAATAATATATCTACATTCGATATGAATAAAATGGTCTCTAGATTTTACATTTCAGCAGTAGTATACGCATTCGTACTTTTCGGATGCCAATCCAATCATCATGATTATGATGCTACGGGGATCATTGAAGCTGATGAAATTGTAGTATCTGCAGAAGTAAACGGCAAACTCCTCGAATATTCCATTGAAGAAGGTGCACAAATCAGTAAAGATTCAATAATCGGAAAAATTGATCCTTCTCAGTATAAATTGCAAAGTGAACAATTTGTTGAATCCATTAATGCAGTATTAAGTAAAACCGCATCGCCAGAACCTCAAATCAAAATTCTCGAAGCACAGGCAGAGGTTCAAAGACAGCAGCTGGAATTGGCAAAACGAAAATGGAATATCGCATTATATGAGCAAACCAGAGTTCAAAAACTACATGCAACGAATGCAGCTACCAGTAAGCAGTTGGATGATGTCAATCATGAAGTAATTCTTTCAAAAAAACAGTTCGACATAGCCCAAAGCCAAATTGCACTCACGGAAAGGCAAATTCAATCTCAAAGAGAATTGGTTAAAAATCAAAACAGAGGAATTTTAAGTGAACAGGAAGTATTCAAAAAGCGAAAAGAAGCAGCAGATGATCTTTTACAAAAAGCCAACATCCAAAATCCCACCACCGGTACCGTACTGAGCAATTATGTACATGCAGGAGAATGGGTAAATACAGGTAAGCCGCTTTACAAAATAGCAGACTTGAATACGGTCTATCTGCGATCTTATATTGATGGAAGCCAGTTGCTCAAGGTACAGCTCCGCCAGGACGTTAAAATAACTGTTCGATATGGAGAAAGTCAAAGAGAATATACGGGTAAAATAATTTGGATCTCCGATAAATCTGAGTTTACTCCTAAAACCATCCAGACGGCAGATGAGCGGGCACATTTGGTATATGCAACCAAAATTAAAATTGAAAATGATGGTTACCTCAAATTAGGAATGTACGGTGAGGTAAAATTCAACTAA
- a CDS encoding saccharopine dehydrogenase NADP-binding domain-containing protein: MEYVKHKVIIAGAGGIGRAAGLILAEQPDFDCEIFMGDLYPTVAEEASEWIQKGASSLIQIENFKIEPAEISEHMDYILRSGDILLDCLPGSEAPRMARMARKYDLHYVNLTEYVSETNEILEIAKDANTGFILQSGLAPGYVDVLANHLYKEFVQEYGDSEVENIAMKVGALPKMTTGPHYYGFTWSPIGVATEYVKDAIVIRNGIKTTCPSLSETSTLVIDGIKFEDDFTSGGAADLPDYFLGKVKSLDYKTIRYPGHFNWVRNQLHDIQEGVAKENQLLKKMTDQIPFSEDDMIVLYVSVKGKDRSGILRIKERSLKIEPSFVGSHKLKAIQTATAAPMLEAARMLLSNKYKGPILQSQIDTKAFLHGSFIQSIYHPKNYKELV, translated from the coding sequence ATGGAATACGTAAAACATAAGGTCATTATAGCCGGTGCCGGTGGAATTGGAAGAGCCGCGGGACTCATTTTAGCTGAACAACCAGACTTCGATTGCGAAATTTTCATGGGCGATCTCTACCCTACAGTCGCCGAAGAAGCATCAGAATGGATTCAAAAGGGTGCATCGAGTCTCATCCAAATCGAAAATTTCAAAATTGAGCCGGCAGAAATTTCGGAACATATGGATTATATATTGAGGTCCGGAGACATCCTTCTTGATTGTCTTCCGGGTTCTGAGGCTCCGAGAATGGCGAGAATGGCCAGAAAATACGATCTGCATTACGTAAACCTCACTGAATACGTGTCTGAAACCAATGAAATCCTTGAAATTGCAAAAGATGCCAATACCGGTTTCATCCTACAATCTGGTCTAGCTCCGGGATATGTAGATGTTTTGGCGAACCACTTATATAAAGAGTTCGTTCAGGAATATGGCGATTCGGAGGTCGAAAATATCGCTATGAAAGTAGGTGCTTTGCCCAAAATGACCACGGGGCCACACTATTATGGCTTTACGTGGAGCCCCATCGGAGTAGCAACTGAATATGTTAAAGATGCAATCGTCATCCGCAATGGAATCAAAACGACCTGCCCGTCACTATCTGAAACCAGCACGCTCGTCATCGATGGTATTAAATTTGAAGATGATTTTACCAGTGGTGGCGCCGCAGATTTGCCGGATTATTTTTTGGGTAAAGTAAAATCTCTCGATTATAAAACCATTCGCTATCCGGGCCATTTCAATTGGGTACGCAACCAACTTCATGATATCCAGGAGGGGGTCGCCAAAGAAAATCAACTGCTCAAAAAAATGACCGATCAAATACCTTTTTCAGAAGATGATATGATCGTCTTATATGTTTCTGTCAAGGGTAAAGACCGCTCTGGAATATTGCGCATCAAAGAACGCAGCCTCAAAATTGAACCCAGTTTTGTTGGCAGTCACAAACTCAAAGCTATACAAACAGCGACCGCCGCTCCCATGCTCGAAGCAGCACGTATGCTCCTGAGTAATAAATATAAGGGTCCAATTTTACAATCACAAATAGATACCAAGGCCTTTTTGCATGGTAGTTTTATACAGTCTATTTATCATCCGAAGAATTATAAGGAGTTAGTGTAG
- a CDS encoding TolC family protein: protein MKSYFLAILIAFQYFPASTQVQEITLDSCLHWFRSHYPIFAQLQLQKQTEALQLSSVSKSWFPQLNIIGQATYQSDVTAIEIDIPNILLPDPLSKDQYKFYADLQQLIFDGFSISRQKNALRWQSQMEYVKNDIELYKAEGRVLVLFFSALILNEQQKINSYLISDLDEQILKLQAAVDAGVLLESALQSLLAEKLSTQQRTDEIVYKLKHIRQSLSLMTGRTIGDKDQLLLPELPILKNQVNRKELLWSDMYSNHAEAQWKLKQSQGIPKILLFGQAGYSNPALNFLKKGFDSYYIAGLRLSWNLSPMYSFRNDKELFRLGKSMAALQKDLFHINNQQVINEQLLEIERLQKLMESDALILKYRTNIKEITRSQLDEGTITSADYIRELNAEEKAKVNAILHKIQNIQAHFTLNYYYGQ from the coding sequence GTGAAATCCTATTTTCTTGCGATACTAATTGCGTTTCAATATTTTCCCGCATCAACTCAAGTTCAAGAAATCACACTGGATTCTTGCTTACACTGGTTTAGAAGTCACTACCCCATTTTCGCCCAACTTCAGCTGCAAAAACAAACAGAAGCACTGCAGTTATCGTCTGTTTCAAAATCCTGGTTTCCTCAGTTGAATATAATCGGACAGGCTACTTATCAATCGGATGTCACAGCGATAGAAATTGACATTCCTAATATTCTGTTGCCCGATCCATTGAGTAAAGACCAATACAAATTTTACGCAGATCTTCAACAGCTAATTTTTGATGGATTTTCAATAAGCAGGCAAAAAAATGCTTTGCGTTGGCAATCGCAGATGGAGTATGTAAAAAATGATATTGAGCTGTATAAAGCTGAGGGTCGCGTGCTCGTTTTGTTTTTTAGTGCGCTTATCTTAAATGAACAACAAAAGATTAATTCATATCTAATTTCTGATCTCGACGAACAAATATTAAAATTGCAGGCTGCTGTTGATGCCGGTGTGCTGCTGGAGTCTGCACTGCAATCTCTACTAGCTGAAAAATTATCTACCCAACAACGAACAGATGAAATTGTATACAAATTAAAACATATCAGGCAATCACTTTCATTGATGACAGGAAGAACAATTGGTGACAAAGACCAACTCCTGCTTCCGGAATTACCTATCCTCAAAAATCAAGTCAACAGAAAAGAATTACTTTGGAGTGACATGTATTCTAATCATGCAGAAGCACAATGGAAACTCAAACAAAGTCAGGGCATTCCTAAAATTTTATTATTTGGACAAGCAGGTTATTCCAATCCGGCACTTAATTTTTTAAAAAAAGGTTTTGATTCCTATTACATCGCAGGTCTCCGTTTGAGTTGGAATCTATCTCCGATGTATTCTTTTCGCAATGACAAAGAATTGTTTCGATTGGGAAAAAGTATGGCAGCTCTGCAAAAAGATTTGTTCCATATTAACAATCAACAAGTGATCAACGAACAACTGTTAGAAATTGAACGCCTGCAAAAATTAATGGAATCAGATGCATTGATTTTAAAATACAGAACAAATATTAAAGAAATAACGCGATCGCAATTAGACGAAGGCACCATTACAAGTGCGGATTATATCCGAGAATTAAATGCAGAAGAAAAAGCAAAAGTAAATGCCATTCTTCATAAAATTCAAAACATACAAGCTCATTTTACGCTGAACTATTATTATGGACAATAA
- a CDS encoding ABC transporter ATP-binding protein, translating into MHSISVNGISKTYLQKKQKLTALENIQLNVDKGELFGLIGPDGAGKTSLIRILVTLILADEGNASVENLDVIKDLDKIRKIVGYMPGRFSLYQDLTVAENLQFFASVFNTDIQSNYTLIKEVYKYLEPFQTRKAGQLSGGMKQKLALSCALIHKPSVLFLDEPTTGVDAVSRKEFWEMLKALQLHGMTIFVSTPYMDEASLCDRVALIQNGKILQIQSPAGIIQSYPKSLYELKSDRMYQLLVDLKSLQGIFSCFAFGNSYHVVFEDQASIPDTMKILEQMGHQNIQIKPISPNIEDCFMYYMQTTK; encoded by the coding sequence ATGCATAGTATTTCCGTAAATGGAATTTCAAAAACTTATCTGCAAAAAAAGCAGAAGCTTACAGCATTAGAAAATATTCAGCTAAACGTCGATAAAGGAGAGCTCTTCGGTTTGATTGGTCCGGATGGCGCAGGCAAAACGAGTTTGATTCGCATCCTCGTCACTTTGATCCTGGCAGATGAGGGCAACGCGTCTGTAGAAAACCTGGATGTCATCAAAGATTTAGATAAAATCAGAAAAATTGTTGGATATATGCCCGGCCGTTTCTCATTATACCAGGATCTTACGGTGGCTGAAAATCTTCAGTTTTTTGCTTCTGTTTTTAATACAGATATTCAATCCAATTACACGCTAATTAAAGAAGTTTATAAGTACCTCGAGCCCTTCCAAACAAGAAAAGCAGGACAACTTTCAGGTGGAATGAAGCAAAAACTTGCATTGAGTTGTGCATTGATCCACAAACCCAGCGTATTATTTCTGGATGAACCAACAACCGGAGTGGATGCTGTTTCGCGAAAAGAATTCTGGGAAATGCTCAAGGCACTTCAACTACATGGCATGACTATTTTTGTATCTACGCCTTATATGGATGAAGCTTCTTTATGTGATCGCGTAGCCTTGATTCAAAATGGAAAAATATTGCAAATCCAATCACCTGCAGGCATTATACAATCCTATCCAAAATCTCTTTACGAATTAAAATCTGATCGGATGTATCAATTACTCGTCGATCTGAAATCATTGCAGGGCATCTTCAGTTGTTTCGCTTTTGGCAATTCATATCATGTCGTTTTTGAGGATCAAGCTTCCATTCCTGATACCATGAAAATACTTGAACAAATGGGACATCAAAACATTCAGATAAAACCCATTTCTCCCAATATAGAAGATTGCTTCATGTATTATATGCAAACGACAAAATGA
- a CDS encoding ABC transporter ATP-binding protein, which produces MNSSIIHTEALTKTFGNFTAVDQISFSVHKGEIFGFLGANGAGKTTAIKMLAGLIQPTSGSASVLNFNVYKESESIKRSIGYMSQRFSLYEDLTILENMRFYGGIYSMSKSEIQKRSADVLNFLNLENYKNQLVKSLPLGWKQKLAFSVSIFHQPKLVFLDEPTGGVDPITRREFWELILAYAAQGHTLFVTTHYLDEAEYCSRVSIMVDGKIVALGSPEALKQEYASPNMESVFLKLVQTK; this is translated from the coding sequence ATGAACTCCAGCATTATACATACCGAGGCACTTACAAAAACATTTGGAAACTTTACAGCCGTTGATCAAATCAGCTTTAGTGTTCACAAAGGTGAAATATTTGGATTTCTTGGAGCTAACGGTGCCGGCAAAACAACTGCAATTAAAATGTTGGCTGGATTGATCCAACCTACAAGTGGTTCTGCAAGTGTTTTAAATTTTAATGTATACAAAGAAAGTGAATCGATCAAAAGATCTATTGGTTACATGAGTCAGCGGTTTTCTTTGTACGAAGATCTCACGATCCTGGAGAATATGCGGTTTTATGGTGGAATTTATAGCATGTCTAAAAGTGAAATCCAAAAAAGATCAGCTGATGTATTAAATTTTCTAAACCTGGAAAATTATAAAAACCAGCTAGTCAAATCTTTGCCCCTTGGTTGGAAACAGAAATTGGCTTTTTCTGTTTCTATTTTTCATCAACCCAAATTGGTATTTTTAGATGAACCTACAGGCGGTGTAGATCCGATTACCCGGCGAGAATTTTGGGAACTCATCCTGGCCTATGCTGCACAGGGACATACTTTGTTTGTAACGACGCATTATCTCGATGAAGCTGAATATTGCTCAAGGGTATCGATCATGGTTGACGGAAAAATTGTTGCACTCGGAAGTCCTGAGGCCTTGAAACAAGAATATGCCAGCCCTAATATGGAAAGTGTTTTTCTCAAATTGGTTCAAACAAAATAA
- a CDS encoding ABC transporter permease — MQIIWSIIQKEFAQFFRDKANIRMLLVMPVVQLILLPLAADYEVENIRLCIIDHDHSVYSAKLIHKIEANHHFIVKHFASDYDQAMSFMKCDLIDIALTIPESFEKEVVLNNEPILSASVNAVNGQRASIGSQYLLQVLNDFNREIRLEWLQFPRFNPMPLLKIEHTYLFNQSMNYQQFMVPGILVILLTMVGFTLSALNLVKEKEIGTIEQINVSPIHKYQFLLGKLIPFWILSLVVLTLGLFVAYLVYNIIPSGQFALIYLFASVYLLAVLGLGLLISIYTETQQQTMLISFFIMMIFILLSGLYTPVESMPTWAQYTTYINPTAYFVKVIRMIIMKGSGLMDIMPHILSVFGMAIVLITWAIFSYRKES, encoded by the coding sequence ATGCAAATTATCTGGAGTATCATTCAAAAAGAGTTTGCACAATTCTTTCGAGACAAAGCCAATATAAGGATGCTATTGGTGATGCCTGTCGTTCAGTTGATTCTCTTACCGCTGGCTGCAGACTACGAAGTCGAAAATATTAGATTATGCATTATTGACCACGACCATTCTGTTTATTCAGCAAAGTTGATTCACAAAATTGAAGCAAACCATCATTTCATTGTTAAACATTTTGCAAGTGACTATGATCAAGCTATGTCCTTCATGAAATGCGATCTGATTGATATTGCTTTGACCATTCCAGAATCCTTTGAAAAAGAAGTTGTTTTAAATAATGAACCCATATTATCAGCCAGCGTAAATGCTGTGAATGGCCAACGCGCTAGTATTGGCAGCCAATATTTACTTCAAGTGCTCAATGATTTTAATCGGGAAATACGTCTTGAATGGTTGCAGTTTCCAAGATTCAATCCTATGCCTTTGTTAAAAATAGAACATACTTATTTATTTAATCAGAGTATGAACTATCAGCAATTCATGGTTCCGGGGATCCTGGTTATATTGCTCACCATGGTTGGATTTACTTTATCTGCACTCAACCTCGTCAAAGAAAAAGAAATCGGAACCATCGAGCAAATCAATGTTTCACCCATACATAAATACCAATTTCTGCTCGGCAAATTAATTCCATTTTGGATACTCAGCCTGGTAGTATTGACCTTAGGCCTTTTCGTGGCCTATCTCGTTTATAATATTATTCCATCGGGACAGTTCGCATTGATTTATCTGTTTGCCTCCGTTTATTTATTAGCCGTCTTAGGATTGGGCTTATTGATTTCCATTTATACAGAGACCCAACAACAAACGATGCTGATCTCTTTTTTCATCATGATGATTTTTATATTACTCAGCGGACTTTATACACCTGTAGAGAGTATGCCCACTTGGGCACAATACACGACCTATATAAATCCTACAGCCTATTTTGTAAAAGTCATCCGCATGATCATCATGAAAGGGAGTGGCCTGATGGATATTATGCCGCATATTTTATCCGTTTTCGGCATGGCCATCGTATTGATCACATGGGCCATTTTCAGTTACCGCAAAGAAAGCTAA
- a CDS encoding DNA translocase FtsK has product MARSKRNKLSAWQLFYARLMDERVSKIIAVLCFMLGIFLLLSSISYFFSWKADQDKVLSYSWHILFKPNVAIENWMGKLGALSSHLFIYYGFGVSAILIIPIAIYLGFCFLHRQGWLSFLRFMTHSVIIMSLLSMIFYYIFQTFEFPFGGAFGSRYCEWMEGFMGPIGAGLCLIFGLLALLVWYYNPSLQTFQAEAVGHTAVTSFWNAEWFRFRHEFKSEGQSSPEAFLKTTNTPTAQEDPVTVDWSDYPDADVLLASLAPEALKPNSNCSLEIETPKIETDTIFKEMELNEPQFSGAAVADEDDGWETGDGKPYDPKASLSSYKPPSLDLLHDYADQKFEIDRDELESNKNLIIATLMHYKIEIQKIKATIGPTVTLYEIVPAPGVRISRIKSLEDDIALSLSAQGIRIIAPIPGRGTIGIEVANKNRQTVALKELMKTEKFNDPKIELPIALGKNISNEVIVSDLTKMPHLLIAGATGQGKSVGINAILLSLLYRKHPSEVKLVLIDPKKVELPIYAEIYKHFLAQLPNSDEAIITDTSKVIYTLNSLCIEMDQRYELLKLARVRNILEYNDKFKKRKLNPEKGHKFLPYIVLVIDEFADLIMTAGKEVELPLGRLAQLARAVGMHLIIATQRPSVKIITGLIKANFPGRIAFKVSSNIDSRTILDCGGAERLIGRGDMLFNLGSDIIRLQCAYVDTVEVEKVMRHIASQQSFGTPYLLPEFKGDDSGTNGNGVDISDLDEMLFEAARLVVQAQHGSTSMIQRRLKLGYNRAGRIMDQLEQLGIVGAGEGSKPREVFVFTEVELENMLSKLRR; this is encoded by the coding sequence ATGGCGCGGTCAAAACGGAATAAACTTTCCGCCTGGCAACTATTTTATGCCCGGCTGATGGATGAAAGAGTCTCAAAAATTATAGCAGTTTTATGCTTTATGCTGGGCATTTTCCTCCTCCTCTCTTCAATTTCTTACTTCTTTTCATGGAAGGCAGATCAGGATAAAGTACTGAGTTACTCCTGGCATATCTTGTTTAAACCCAATGTGGCCATTGAAAACTGGATGGGGAAGTTAGGAGCACTTAGTTCTCACCTCTTTATCTATTATGGATTTGGCGTCTCTGCCATCTTAATAATACCCATTGCCATTTATTTGGGCTTTTGCTTTCTGCATCGCCAGGGTTGGCTGTCCTTTTTGCGATTTATGACGCATTCTGTGATCATCATGTCCTTATTATCGATGATCTTCTATTATATATTTCAGACATTTGAATTCCCATTTGGAGGCGCTTTTGGTTCTCGCTATTGCGAGTGGATGGAGGGTTTTATGGGTCCGATAGGTGCCGGACTGTGTTTAATTTTCGGATTGCTCGCATTATTGGTTTGGTATTACAATCCATCCTTACAAACTTTTCAGGCAGAGGCTGTCGGCCACACGGCTGTTACCAGTTTTTGGAATGCGGAATGGTTTAGGTTTAGACATGAATTTAAATCTGAAGGGCAATCCTCACCGGAAGCTTTTCTCAAAACAACGAATACTCCAACTGCACAGGAAGATCCTGTTACTGTTGACTGGAGCGATTACCCGGATGCAGATGTGCTCCTGGCATCACTGGCTCCGGAAGCCTTAAAACCAAATTCCAATTGTAGCTTAGAAATAGAAACTCCAAAAATCGAAACCGACACTATTTTTAAAGAGATGGAACTCAACGAACCACAGTTTTCCGGAGCAGCCGTTGCCGATGAGGACGACGGCTGGGAAACTGGGGATGGCAAACCTTATGATCCCAAAGCCAGTCTTTCCAGTTACAAACCACCTTCTTTGGATTTACTCCATGATTATGCAGATCAGAAATTTGAAATAGATCGCGATGAATTGGAATCAAATAAGAATCTCATCATTGCTACACTCATGCATTACAAAATTGAGATTCAAAAAATTAAAGCAACCATCGGTCCCACAGTCACCTTATACGAAATTGTTCCGGCACCGGGTGTCCGTATTTCGCGCATCAAAAGTTTGGAAGATGATATCGCTTTGAGTTTATCAGCACAAGGCATCCGTATCATAGCACCTATACCCGGACGTGGTACTATTGGAATAGAAGTAGCCAATAAAAACAGGCAAACCGTTGCTTTAAAGGAATTGATGAAGACTGAAAAATTCAACGATCCTAAAATTGAATTGCCCATTGCGCTTGGAAAAAATATTTCAAATGAGGTTATCGTTTCCGATTTAACTAAAATGCCTCACTTGCTCATCGCCGGGGCGACTGGACAGGGAAAATCAGTAGGGATCAATGCCATTCTCCTATCCTTATTATACAGGAAACATCCTTCTGAAGTAAAACTGGTTTTAATCGATCCTAAAAAAGTCGAGTTACCGATTTATGCTGAAATTTATAAACACTTTCTGGCCCAATTGCCGAATTCAGATGAAGCGATCATCACAGATACTTCCAAAGTAATTTATACCCTGAATTCTCTTTGCATCGAAATGGATCAGCGGTATGAATTGTTAAAACTCGCCAGAGTTCGAAATATTCTGGAATACAATGACAAATTCAAAAAACGCAAACTCAATCCTGAAAAAGGACATAAGTTTTTACCCTATATCGTATTAGTCATCGATGAATTTGCAGATCTGATTATGACAGCGGGTAAAGAAGTGGAATTGCCCTTGGGAAGACTTGCACAGTTGGCCAGAGCCGTCGGAATGCATTTAATCATTGCAACGCAAAGACCTTCTGTCAAAATTATTACAGGTTTGATAAAAGCCAATTTCCCGGGACGTATTGCTTTCAAAGTTTCTTCAAATATAGATTCGCGTACCATCCTCGATTGTGGCGGTGCCGAACGACTGATCGGTCGCGGAGATATGCTGTTCAATCTGGGATCCGACATCATCCGTTTGCAATGTGCATATGTAGATACCGTGGAAGTTGAAAAAGTAATGCGACACATAGCAAGTCAACAAAGTTTCGGCACACCTTATTTGTTGCCGGAATTCAAAGGCGATGACAGCGGTACAAATGGCAACGGAGTCGATATCAGTGATCTTGACGAAATGTTATTTGAAGCTGCAAGACTGGTCGTCCAAGCGCAACATGGCAGTACCAGTATGATCCAACGCAGATTAAAATTAGGATACAATCGGGCCGGCCGCATCATGGACCAATTAGAACAGTTGGGGATTGTTGGCGCCGGTGAAGGAAGCAAGCCGCGCGAGGTCTTTGTTTTTACCGAAGTCGAACTCGAAAACATGCTCTCAAAATTGAGACGATAA
- a CDS encoding ABC transporter permease — protein MRTTLKTFSAFVTKEWRHIFRDRKTLIILFGLPIAQMLIFGFALSNEVKNSKIAILDESRDASSIALTQRIDASKYFDVVANIHSRDEVEAIFKKGDVRMVVIFPRSFEKNLTALHEGNIQLLADASDPNVGSTLVAYLSAILNSYQKELLQPDKIPYSFQTEVRMIYNPQLKAAFNFVPGVMAMILLLICSLMTSVAIVREKEMGNMEVLLVSPVRPVLVIVSKTIPYLFLSFINICTILLLSYFVLNVPIKGNLFLLLAVSTLFIITALSLGMFVSSIAQTQTTAMFATLVGLFLPTLMFSGFMFPIDNMPLPLQFLSNLIPSKWYFYMVKSVMIKGLGFADIWKEALILLAMTLIMLTVSIRKFDKRLKL, from the coding sequence ATGAGAACGACCCTTAAAACTTTCAGCGCATTTGTCACTAAAGAATGGAGACATATTTTCCGGGACCGGAAAACTTTAATCATTTTGTTCGGACTACCCATTGCTCAAATGCTCATTTTTGGATTTGCGCTCTCCAATGAAGTAAAGAATTCTAAAATTGCCATTCTGGATGAATCAAGAGATGCCTCAAGCATTGCGCTGACGCAGCGTATTGATGCAAGTAAATATTTTGATGTGGTGGCTAATATCCATAGTCGGGATGAGGTCGAAGCTATATTTAAGAAAGGAGATGTCAGAATGGTGGTCATCTTTCCAAGGTCCTTTGAAAAAAATCTAACTGCCTTGCATGAGGGCAACATCCAATTACTTGCAGATGCTTCTGATCCCAATGTAGGTTCAACCTTAGTGGCTTATCTGAGTGCGATCCTCAATAGTTACCAAAAAGAACTTTTACAACCGGATAAAATTCCATACTCCTTTCAGACAGAAGTTAGAATGATCTACAACCCACAATTAAAAGCAGCATTCAATTTTGTGCCGGGCGTTATGGCCATGATACTTCTGCTCATTTGTTCATTAATGACATCTGTTGCCATCGTCAGAGAAAAAGAAATGGGAAACATGGAAGTATTATTAGTTTCTCCGGTAAGGCCTGTGCTGGTGATCGTTTCTAAGACGATACCATATTTATTTCTTTCTTTTATTAATATTTGCACGATTCTATTGTTGAGTTATTTTGTATTGAATGTCCCGATCAAAGGCAATTTATTTTTATTGTTGGCGGTCAGTACATTATTCATTATCACTGCACTTTCACTGGGGATGTTTGTTTCTTCGATAGCTCAAACTCAGACCACAGCAATGTTTGCTACACTGGTTGGCCTATTCTTACCCACACTGATGTTTAGTGGATTTATGTTTCCGATCGACAATATGCCGCTGCCTTTGCAATTCTTATCCAATTTGATTCCGTCCAAATGGTATTTCTATATGGTAAAATCTGTAATGATTAAAGGACTTGGATTTGCAGATATTTGGAAGGAGGCCCTCATCCTTTTAGCAATGACATTGATCATGCTAACCGTCAGTATTCGAAAATTTGATAAACGATTAAAACTCTGA